Proteins from a single region of Theileria parva strain Muguga chromosome 1, complete sequence, whole genome shotgun sequence:
- the tyrS gene encoding tyrosine--tRNA ligase: MLPSLSFSTFLTKFSIICAILITFSKCFVILPKSKFCTFEGYQTPNKLDQLSQKFVLSSLEGPLDRESHFTRIEHEPVSRILSQCMERSMISQSTDFVKLDQLLTSYQTQNFNNSMYNSIYYGIDCTNDFIHEGTLFQLLLLRRFLSENFNVVLVLGGGTTLVGDPSYKLRRNRNDNFHFSNFILNKDNSEIDTTNEQAIEEIATKILSRPIKIENTGLYNDVIVVPKVVRVSNLESDLDILSEMSKPYRVFIVNNRDIYNRVNLMEYLETVARNMNVGRMLARDCIKIRMLDKDGTGYKKSINMDLAELMYMSLQAMDFVYLAQNFNCKIQLGGNDQMGNIVSGIELAGSLGIGNVYGITTPLLKDKFGEKISKTGSNCFLKITNKTSPHEFWSHFRSVDDSEVENYLKWFTDVSLDKIKESILEHYNSGKVLLADELTRLLYGNQTVELIHKFCMTKNFSDLTPFLTNSGTNLEDFESFINFSKAVPHINLTTEQLSKGVELLEVLDTVRVPQYSNAFFHTNKKFIKEGGCKVNGNVVTDVKYTLTEKDVVKLTSEGNDYKYITIQLGNRRIYFLIVDYSF, from the exons ATGTTACCTAGTTTATCTTTCTCAACCTTCTTGActaaattttcaataatttgtGCCATATTAATCACATTTtcaa AATGCTTTGTAATCTTACCAAAATCTAAATTTTGCACATTTGAAGGTTATCAAACCCCAAACAAACTAGATCAACTATCGCAAAAGTTTGTGCTTTCGTCTTTGGAAGGGCCTCTGGACAGGGAGTCTCATTTTACAAGAATAGAACATGAACCCGTGTCAAGAATTTTATCGCAATGCATGGAACGGTCAATGATTTCACAGTCTACTGATTTCGTTAAACTGGATCAACTTTTAACCAGTTACCAAACTCAAAACTTCAATAATTCTATGTATAACTCAATTTACTACG GAATTGACTGCACTaatgattttattcatGAGGGAACGTTGTTCCAGTTATTGCTACTGAGGAGATTTTTGTCCgagaattttaatgtagttTTGGTTCTGGGTGGAGGAACAACGTTAGTTGGAGACCCTTCATATAAATTAAGAAGAAACAGAAATGATAACTTTCatttttccaattttatactaaaCAAAGATAATTCTGAAATTGATACAACAAATGAACAAGCAATTGAGGAAATCGCAACTAAAATACTTTCTAGACCAATAAAGATTGAAAACACAGGTTTATATAATGATGTCATTGTTGTACCAAAGGTTGTTAGAGTATCAAATTTGGAATCGGATTTAGATATTTTATCTGAGATGAGTAAACCATATAGGGTATTCATAGTTAATAACAGAGATATTTACAATCGTGTGAACTTGATGGAATACCTAGAAACGGTAGCAAGGAATATGAATGTAGGAAGAATGTTAGCTAGAGATTGTATAAAGATACGTATGCTTGATAAGGATGGGACTGGGTATAAGAAAAGCATTAATATGGACCTGGCTGAGTTAATGTATATGTCACTCCAGGCAATGGACTTTGTATACCTCGcacaaaattttaactgtaaaatacaACTAGGTGGTAATGATCAGATGGGAAATATCGTTTCTGGTATTGAACTAGCAG GTTCACTTGGAATCGGGAATGTATATGGGATAACCACACCTCTTTTGAAGGATAAATTCGGtgaaaaaattagtaaaactGGGTCAAACTGCTtcttaaaaattaccaacAAAACCTCACCTCATGAATTTTGGTCACATTTCAGAAGCGTGGATGATTCAGAAGTAGAAAA TTATTTGAAATGGTTTACTGATGTATCattggataaaataaaggAGTCTATTTTAGAACATTATAATAGTGgaaag GTTCTATTGGCTGATGAGCTGACGCGTTTGTTGTATGGAAACCAGACTGTGGAGTTGATACATAAATTCTGTATGACTAAGAATTTTTCCGATTTAACACCTTTTTTAACTAATTCTGGTACTAATTTGGAAGATTTTGAGTCATTCATCAATTTCTCTAAAGCCGTGCCTCATATAAACCTTACTACAGAACAACTTTCCAAA GGAGTTGAGCTGTTGGAGGTATTGGATACAGTTAGAGTACCTCAATATTCAAATGCCTTTTTTCACACAAATAAAAAGTTCATAAAGGAAGGAGGGTGTAAAGTGAATGGAAATGTAGTGACTGATGTAAAGTATACTCTGACAGAAAAAGACGTAGTCAAATTAACCAGTGAAGGGAATGATTACAAGTACATTACAATACAACTGGGGAATAGaagaatatattttttaatagtagattattctttttaa
- a CDS encoding putative integral membrane protein yields the protein MKNKNDTKKFSLRKLNVLFFILISFGVCSCADQDENGIICIKSYLKNISLNEAELKFDHKKFKYNVEIEECLDSIDLTLDIPSWRDASIGPIDLTTKANFFSRLFKSHTNGVVFNNDDVINVTINKEPIYKTRDATVKLPLKCGSNNLFVIKINVRDNFEVFSFQYKINIKIITTTMVNHLISLQAFSGTTKLEHEPTLSRKIFDYYYYIFLSMSNQIKITAKCKYGSVRFDSTKTNEFSFSIRDVNKTIEVLCPNLAVKRFGSTYKVYFIHSLDKPVPPPISIKSVYSNEKCQVNTSDNKLTRIVCSQNFPNNTKLLFETDPRYKYEIIRKIKDSEESEEIFSGKPTSDVNLKTITEIRATAGKSITKFSFQKAVGYEYMGRFYKNLIYFLVFIPKWIIISTNLLQAFLEHRFGMAFHFSPIIGPFLLLLSENICSISAQNDSDMVDYCNSFSLLKIHNKNSNFTLRRSLFHNILIMAVIYHITVKRQSKTVQKIKNYIPPSLIVDSLGFKFCFYFLYILSMLFSRNSGFNILSNENRVGLVGILSSLPSVILICIILTSFVKYLINDFKKTILKIKKREVVWVADAHNPEQQDGWITKLLTKFNINQYDGYWSDKNCSVLCFPFTKTKLSKFVPFLKNKSSRKCATIKNINISFELCKEYELTNRVVPEVIVLDTNKIDGDGIRLNDPMSIFKNTSSIAYAENSDLLFGSFEGLSEISSKKETYVEIQSLQTTNQDLSSLIVGKVKTDDLTYYIDLNVLRNTESKTIDKFLPVKVKVDQLMSADMANSRGFNRNVRILMIDKFVFLFKGINALFFIFSMRHNASTLNLIRTILNTLFTLYFIGPIARPYLNIFDNVFGFLCLAIGTLYIFKFGFYEFIIKPKSIGHIDNLIILSIIITVVYSLLYSILYSIDLILSLKNSSNIQNFIVNNSKCNCFSIQIIG from the exons atgaaaaacaAAAATGATACAAAGAAGTTTTCGCTCAGAAAACTTAATGTgttatttttcatattaaTAAGCTTTGGAGTTTGTAGTTGTGCTGATCAGGATGAAAATGGGATAATTTGCATTAAAAGCTACCTAAAAAACATAAGTTTAAATGAAGCAGAACTAAAATTTGACCACAAGaagtttaaatataatgttGAAATTGAAGAGTGTCTTGATAGCATAGACTTAACCCTTGATATTCCAAGCTGGAGAGACGCTTCAATTGGGCCTATAGACTTAACTACTAAGGCTAATTTCTTCTCAAGGCTCTTTAAATCGCATACAAATGGTGTTGTATTTAACAATGATGACGTTATAAATGTAACTATAAATAAAGAACCAATCTACAAGACGAGGGACGCGACGGTAAAACTACCATTAAAATGCGGATCAaa taACCTTTttgttataaaaataaatgtgcGTGACAATTTCGAAGTGTTCTCATTCcagtataaaattaatataaagaTAATAACTACAACTATGGTAAACCATTTAATATCACTCCAAGCTTTCTCTGGAACAACAAAATTGGAACATGAACCCACATTATCAAGGAAAATTTTCGACTATTATTACTACATATTCCTATCAATGAGCAATCAAA taaaaataactgCCAAATGTAAATACGGAAGTGTTAGATTTGATTCTACTAAAACCAACGAATTCTCATTTTCAATTCGTGACGTTAATAAAACAATAGAG GTATTATGCCCAAATTTGGCAGTTAAAAGATTTGGATCAACTTACAAAGTCTATTTTATTCACTCTTTGGATAAGCCAGTACCACCTCCCATTAGCATCAAATCAGTTTACTCCAACGAAAAATGCCAA GTGAATACTAGTGATAATAAGCTTACAAGGATAGTATGTAGTCAGAATTTTCCGAATAACACCAAGTTATTATTTGAAACCGATCCTAGATACaaatatgaaataattCGAAAAATCAAAGACTCTGAG GAATCAGAGGAAATTTTTAGCGGCAAACCTACATCAGATGTAAATTTGAAGACCATAACAGAAATACGAGCCACTGCAGGAAAGAGTATCACTAAATTCTCTTTCCAAAAAGCGGTAGGTTATGAATACATGGGACGGTTCTACAAGaacttaatatactttcTTGTTTTTATCCCAAAgtggataataatttctACAAATTTACTTCAAGCATTCTTGGAACATAGGTTTGGTATGGCATTTCATTTCTCTCCAATAATAGGACCATTTCTATTACTTCTTTCAGAAAACATATGTTCAATATCGGCTCAAAAC gACTCTGATATGGTCGACTACTGTAATAGTTTTAGTTTGCTTAAGATACATAACAAAAACTCAAATTTTACTCTAAGAAGGTCATTATTTCACAAT attttaataatggCAGTAATTTATCACATAACTGTGAAACGACAATCGAAAACTGTTCAGAAAATcaagaattatataccacCTTCACTAATTGTAGACTCACTTGGCTTCAAATTCTGCTTTTactttttatatattttatcg ATGTTGTTCTCAAGAAATTCTGgttttaatattcttagCAATGAGAACCGAGTTGGATTGGTTGGAATACTTTCAAGCTTGCCTTCAGTGATTTTGATATgcataattttaacaagttttgtcaaatatttaataaatgattttaaaaaaacaatattaaaaataaagaaaagGGAAGTGGTTTGGGTAGCAGATGCTCATAATCCAGAACAACAAGATGGTTGGATTACCAAgttattaactaaatttaatataaaccAGTACGATGGCTACTGGTCTGATAAGAACTGCAGTGTTCTATGTTTTCCATTCACTAAAAC taaattgAGCAAATTTGTACCCTTTTTGAAGAATAAATCGTCCAGAAAATGTGCAACtataaagaatattaatataagtTTTGAGCTCTGCAAAGAGTATGAACTTACTAACCGTGTTGTACCTGAagttatagtattagataCTAACAAAATTGATGGTGATGGGATTAGACTTAATGACCCGATGAGTATATTCAAGAATACTAGTTCTATAGCGTATGCTGAGAATTCAGACTTGTTATTTGGGTCTTTTGAAGGCTTATCTGAGATAAGCTCTAAAAAAGAAACTTATGTAGAAATCCAATCACTTCAAACCACAAATCAAGATTTAAGCTCTTTGATTGTCGGAAAGGTAAAGACTGATGATCTCACTTATTACATCGatttaaatgtattaaGAAATACAGAATCAAAAACTATTGATAAATTCTTGCCTGTTAAAGTTAAAGTTGATCAACTCATG AGTGCGGACATGGCCAATTCCCGTGGTTTTAACAGAAATGTCagaattttaatgattGATAAGTTTGTTTTCCTTTTTAAAGGAATCAATGCTCTCTTTTTCATCTTTTCAATGAGACATAACGCATCAACGTTGAATCTAATTAGGACAATTCTTAACACTTTGTTCACTCTTTACTTCATAGGTCCGA TTGCGAGGCCTTATTTGAACATTTTTGACAATGTTTTTGGATTTTTATGTCTCGCGATAGGTACTTTGTACATTTTCAAGTTCGGGTTCTACGAGTTTATAATCAAGCCAAAAAGTATTGGGCACATAG ACAATCTGATCATATTATCGATCATAATAACTGTCGTATACTCTCTTTTATACTCAATACTGTACTCAATTGACCTCATCTTATCATTAAAGAACTCAAG taatatacaaaattttatcgTTAACAATTCGAAATGTAACTGTTTCTCGATACAAATTATTGGATAA